The genomic window CCCATAGGTAGTGTAATATGAGGGTAACCTGATATTGCCGCAGCAGAAGATGCAGCACCTAAATAATGGTCGCCATTAACCCAATCAATTTTCCACGCGGGTCCTGTAGTTGGGGCAATAATCATATCAAGATTGTGCTTTTCAAGTAACGCATCAATACCTGCTTGTTGTGTTAAACGTTTCGCTTTAGCGAGTGCATCAAGATAAACTTTATCAGTAATGTCCCCTTTAGCTTGTGCCATCAAAAATATTTCTTGTCCAAAATATTTCATTTCAACATCAGCATTTATTTTATTGAATTCAATCATTTCACTGAGTGATTTTGGCATGCCTGGTGCTGTTTTTGAAAGATACTTATTGAGCTCGTCTTTAAATTCATAAAGCAGCACTTCAAATTCAGCATCGCCCCACTGATCTTTGTTTTCAAAATTAACGTCGTCTACGATCACTGCACCTTGGCTTTTAAGGTCTTGTACTGCCTGACTAAAAACATTGTCTAGCCCTTGATGATAACCCATTAGATTTCGAGCAATACCGATACGCTTACCTTTAAGACCATCAAGCTTTAAATGTGAGAGGTAATCTATCGTTGAAGACATTACATCTTGATCACTTGGGTCTGCTTTTACCATTGCCGCTAACAAAATAACCGCATCGGTTACATTCCTCGCCATAGGACCCGCTGTATCTTGGCTATGCGCAATAGGGATAATACCGTCGCGGCTAACGGTACCTAAGGTTGGTTTTATTCCAACAACACCATTAATTGCCGCTGGACAAGTCACTGAACCATCAGTTTCAGTACCAATTGTTACCGTAGCAAAGTGAGCCGCTGCAGCAATACCAGAACCTGAACTAGAGCCACAAGGACTAGTTGTTATATCGTAAGGGTTTTTACTTTGTCCATATAAACCGCTCCAACCACTTGATGAAGCAGTTGAGCGAAAGTTTGCCCATTCACTTAGATTGGTTTTTCCTAAGATAATCGCACCAGCTTCTTTGAGTTGCTTAACCAAAAAAGCATCATCATCTGGAAAATTATTGGCTAAAGCAGTTGAACCTGCTGTGTTTGCCATACCATCAGTAGTATCTATATTGTCTTTAAGTAGAATAGGAATACCATGCAAGCTGCCTTTAAAGCCATTTTTAAGGAAATAAAGGTCAAGTGCTTTAGCTTGCTTGAGGGCATTTTTATTTAATTGCACCACTGAATTTAGCGTCATTCCTTTGTCATCATATGTCGCAATGCGTTTTAAATAGAATTGCACCAATTGTTCGCTAGTTAATTGTTTACTTTGCATTTGCTGATGAATGTCGTTAATGGTGGTATTTTCATTAATATCGGCACGAACATTAAAAGCCATTACCGAGCAAAAAAATAATAAAGCTAACGGTTGAAAAATTTTCATCTTAATTCCTAAAGTATAACGTTGCACATTTTATAATTTAAATTGGGGGCACTTGTCTATAGAGGGCTAATAATTAAACGAAAAGAATCTTTAATTGCTGTTATTAAATCGATACAAAAAACGATAAGTCTTTTAATACTTATCGTTTTATAAGCTTATCTTTATCTCAATTAAGCTTTTGAATGTTCCTGTACTTTCGTCCAAGCCAACGCTGAAATTGCGAGTGCAATAGCACTAATTTGAAAAACTACACTTTTATCGGCAACTTTACTGATGAATAAACCAATAGCTAAGCTAACCAACAACTGCGGTAATACAACAGACAAGTTGAATAGGCCCATATATAGGCCCATACGAGACTGTTCAACCTTTTCAGACATAATGGCAAACGGTAAACTAATAATAGCAGACCAACCAATTCCTAATAGCGCCATAAGTAAGTAAAGCACTTCTTTTACATCTCCAAACATGACGACTAATCCATAGCCAACGGCCATACTGGCAATGCAATAGGTATGGGTTTTTACTCGTCCTATTTTTTTAGCGATCGGTTCAAGCACAAATGCCGGTAATAAAGCAGACACTGCACTTAAAATGAGAAAACTCATCGCGATAACTTTGCCTAAATCATCGTCTGACAAACTTGGCATTTTGTCTTGAAGAAAAGCAATAATAAAAACAAACATCGTTTGTACGCCAATCCAACTGAAGGAATGAGCGGCTAATACTTTTCTAAAACCAATGCTATTATCACTGCGACTCTCTTTTGCAAATAAAGTAATAACAACAAAATACAAGGTAATGATTGCCGCAATAACTTCAGCCCAGTAATGATCGGTTTTTATACCTGATATTTGTAAAGCCATCGCATAAATATCGTAAATAATGAAGCCCCACAAGGGTTTTATATTCATCAATACCATTGTAAACGAGACTTTCTCTTGAACAACATCGCGTTGACTTACTAATAATTCTTTGGGCTCGCTAATAAAAAAAGGTGCTAATATTGATAGAAAAAACACTAATCCTGCGCCTAAATAAATAAGTATAAAGTTCCCCCACGTAGCACCAACCGCATAAGCCAATACACCAAAAGAGCCTGATACCGTTTGCATCCAGGTATAACCTTTAGTGCGAGCATCACCTTCAGGGGTTACATCCGCGATAATGGCACGTGTTGGATTAAAACTAATATTTATCGATAAATCTAAGGTTAACGCAACAGCAATCGCTACACCGAGCAATCCTGAGATACCAAGTGATGAAGAGACAATATCAATATTGGGTAAAGCCAATAACATCATAGCGGCTAACACACCACCGATGAGGATAAACGGACGTCGACGGCCATTCCAAAACCAAACATTATCGCTAATAATACCAACAATAACTTGTCCTAAAATCCCCGCAATCGGTCCTGCGGCCCACACTAAGCCAACCTGATGAATATCAAGACCGTATTGAGTAGTTAATATCCAACTAAGCGCTGATATCTGTACTGATAAAGCAAACCCCATCGCTGTCGCGGGTAAGCTCAATAGCATGTAGAAAGATTTACTAAGGTTTTTTTGAATGGCCAACATTTTTTATTATTCTCTTTTTATTATTTGCAGTCGCATTAAAGGTTATTGATTAAAATAGTCTTGTACAAATTCAAAACTATTTTTACCTATTTTCTCACCAATTAAGCGACCGGTAATATCATCGGCAGGTGGATGAATACCTCCCCAAATACGTGACAGACTACATTGATCAGAAGCATCTTGATAAGTCGCCCATTGCAGGGTCATATTGACACTTGGCCCTTGTTCAAAAACTAAAAACTCATTGGCAACCACGTCAAATTGGCTCATTCCACCAGGAAAGAATCGCGAACCTGTCATTGCGGTCATTAATTCGGCAGCGGCTCTAGAATAAGTCGAATGCCCAGATACATAACCGGCAAAAGGTGGGGTTACAAAAGAAGGACGCTGATAAGGCCACCAATTCTCAGCTAAAATCCAATCAACACCGGCTTTATCAGTAGCGGGGTTGTTAATGTAATCGGGACCTTTCCAGCCATAAATTTTAATTTTTCCGAAATTTTGCTTATTATCCCCTGCTAGTGCATCGTTCGCTCCAACAAGTTCGATGTAACCATCAACAAGAAGAATTCCGTTAAGGTGATAAGAAGGTAATTGCTCATCGCTACTTTGTCCTAGGTCAGCCATTGCACGAATGGCTGAAACAGGTCGAATATAATCGTAGCGCCCCTTAATCCCCCAAGCTGCGATTGCCGCGTCATGCATAGTGCCCCCCATGGCAAAATAGCTTTTTATATCCCATTCTAAATGACCTAATATTTCGCCAGTACCCGCCCAACGTTTTTCAAGTAAATTATGGTCGCTAACGGTATTTAGGATGACAAACCAGTGACCCGGCGGTGTTTCAGATTCAGGACCGTCTGCCCAGAATTCGGCGAGTACTCGGCCATAGTCACCACGAGGCACTATCTGCTCTTGGTAAGGTTGGTTAGTTACTGGGTTAAGGGTATAACCGGCACTAGTATCTCCACCGTCAAGTTGATTATAAAACTCATTATATTGAGAAAAAGTTGTTGGAAAGCTATTAATGTTACCGATACTTTTTGGCGATATATCCCATTCAACACCATCGTTCTCATCTAAATGAGCTGACCATATCGCGACTAACGAAAAGCCCCACTTATATAAATCTGCTGTATCTGAACCTATTAACGGCGGCATCCCTGGATCATGGTAAACCTGATAGTCAAATCCATCACGGGTAAAAACAGTTTTGTCATTTGCAGATAAAGAAAATGGAACAACTTGTCCCCATTCTGGGCTTAGAAATTCAGGCATATCGTCAACCGGGTTTCCTGCTTGATCAATATATCCCTGAATAGAAAGGGGTTGCCAGCGATTTAAGTCAACGATAGTCGGGTTACCCGACTGGCCAGCTCCCAAAGCTAACGCAGGGTTAACCGATTGGTAATGGCGGTTACTGTAAAATTGTTGTTCGTTAGCGCCATCTTGTAAACCAAAGTTGATATAGCATTGGGCAATAGCATTACCAAGTGCTGCAGCTGAACCATTAACATAGTCGACAGAAGTATCATCGACATCAAAGCCTAAGCGCGTCATTAAAGCATCGGCTGTGGCAATAATATTATTGGCTCCAGGTGATAAGCGAAAACGATGTTTGATCATTTTATAACTGGCGAAACTTATCGCTTGCTCTTGAAAAGGGATAATGTCGATTGGCAAATCAACGGCTTGTGCAAGACAGTTAAACCCAGCAACATTATTGCCCCATAAAAAAGGCTTCACTTGTGGGCGATAAACAGACCAAGCGTCGAACATTGCTGATGAAATATGAAATAAATTTCGAGCATGTACTGTAGGGCGCGCATAGTCATTTCGTATTGCATGCAGTAAAACTTCATTCCACTGTCTTGCAACTGACTGTCCACTTCGCTCAGGTGTTATTGTTATTGGCGCGGCAACAATCACTTCATTTTTACTGCTTGAACTTGAACCACCACAAGCCGTTAATAATAATGGGCTTAACATGAGTGGCAGGATAATATTTTTTACTATTTTCATTTTGCTCGGCTTAATCATAAGGTCTACTTATTATTTTTATACTTATTTTGATTCTAACAATTATTGGCTCGCGACTAAATAATTAGTCAATAGCGCCTAAATACGCTCGATAGTTACAAATTTATTGACCGCTACTTGAGTGATCACTGACTCTTCGCCATCAGGCCACACTACACGTATATGGGTTATTATTGACGACTTACCTAAACCAAAGTGTGCTTCAACCGGGTTTTGTGAGACATAATTTGTTCCTGATTTTAATTCCCGCATTTGACGAATATCACCACTACTGACATATATCCTTGCCCCTAATGCCTGAGAATTACTGGTTGCATCAACCAATTTGATATTGATAAAGTTATTCTGCCCCGTTTTACTGCCGCCATTATTACAAAACAACTTAGGTGGCTCATCATGGTTAGCAATATAAATATCTTGATCACCGTCTTTGTCATAATCAAAACATACTAAGCCTCGCCCCATCGACTTGTCATCAATACCGACATCGATGGATGACTCTTTAAAAGTACCATCGCCATTAGCAAGAAAGAGTCGAGAAGGATCGTCTAAAAACATTTTTTCAATATTTTCGCCATACATACCATTAACAACAAATAAATCTTGTAAACCATCGTTATTAAAATCACTAAAACAAGTCGCCCATGCCCAAGAGCTATGACGAACACCAAGCTCGTCTGTTTTATCAAGAAAAGTGCCATCGCCCTGATTCTGATAAAAGCGATTGCCTGGAGACAGCCAACCTAACTTTGCCGGTTCGTCTCGATAAGATATTGCGCTAACAAACCAGTCTAAGTCGCCATCATTGTCGTAGTCAGCTACTGCTGAGCCCATGCCGGTATTATCTGTTATCACTTCATGGTCAGTGATATCGGTAAACGTGCCATCTTTATTGTTTTTGTAAAGACGGGTTTGCGCATAATCTGTCACTAAGAGTAGGTCGACCCAACCATCGTTATTAATATCAGAGAATGTTGCGGTTAAGGTTTTATCGGCATTACTGGTATTTTTTATACCGGCTTCAAAGGTGACATCTGAAAAGGTTGAATCGCCATTATTCCGCCAAAAATAGGCAAAGTAACCGCTACGTTCTTCGGTCCAATGAGTAACAAACAAATCAAGGTCACCATCTTTATCGTAGTCAGCCCAAGTGCCTGAAAAATTATTACCCGGCAGTACCAGACCTGAGCTTTCAGTAATGTCTAGGTATTGTTCATTTCCTTGATTAACATAAAGCTTTGCCGCATCGCCACCGACACCACCAACAAATAAATCTAATAAGCCGTCACCATTAAAATCACCAAAAGCAGGACCACTGCCTTTATTTTTTTGAGCAACACCTGAAAAGCTAGCTCGGTCAGTAAAGGTACCATCACCTTGATTTTTTAATAAAACATTGGCTTGCCCTTCACCACCTATCGCGTATAAATCTACCCAGCCATCATTGTCAAAATCACCTGCCGCCACACCACCAGACATACCTAATACGCCATCACCATCGGGCATTGAATGGCTAAAGGTAATACCCGCTTGTTGAGAGATTTCCGAAAACTGTAATGATTGCGCACTATTTTCAACGCCATGGCACTGATGACTAGCGCTGCCAATGGCAGCCAGCTCGGTAACCTTTGCAGCAATACCCGCAACTTGTGGCCCAATTAAAACAGGTGCTTCAACACCTGTTTTCTCAACAGGCTTATCGTTACTCGCGCTTCCACCACCACAACCTGATAGCGCAGTAAGTGTGAAACTTAATAAGAAAAAGAAGGGGAAAGCGTAAAGTGATGATCGCGTGTTTTTCATTTGAATACCTATCAATAACTTTATTTATTAATGAGCTTGTCATTAATAAACTGTTGGTGATCAGCAAAATTTACTGAACAGCGTTGAATAAACTGGTCTATATGCGCTAAGTCATATTTATGTGCGGCATCAAGAGCCTGCTCGCCAAATTTTTCGGCGAGTCGTTTGTCTTGTGACAACTCAGGAAAAATACCGTAACCGGCAAGCATAGCATGCCAAGAAACTGGTGGGTAAAAACTCACCATACCTGGTTGAATTAGGGCTTTGTTTAAATCATCACCCGCGACCCAGCACTGTACTATTTTCTTTAAATTGTTAGATATATTGGGATTTATGCTATTTTTTCGCCAGTACTCGGTGTCGTCACGCGAACTTAAGCGATAATGAGCGACAATATAATCGCGAATGCCATCAAAACGATGATTCATTTTTTCATTAAATCTATCTTGATAAATATTGCTGTATTCACCGAGAGAAAAATCATCAATAAAACCTTCAATACTCTCTTGGACAAAATGTAAAGCGGTCGCTTCAAGGGGCTCAATAAAGCCTTGCGACAAGCCAATAGCGACACAGTTTTTGTGCCAATGTTGTTTAACTCGCCCTACTTTCATTTTTAAGTGACGAACGTCAATGGCTTCATCGACCAATGAAAGTTTTTCTCGTAACTCAAGCTCTGCTTGTTCGCCAGTGCAGTGCTTCGAACTATAAACATAGCCATTTCCAGTGCGGTTAGTTAGCGGAATATCCCACGCCCAACCACATTTCATCGCAGTAGCAATAGTTTGTGAGTTAAGACCTTGCTGAGCGTTTTCATCTCTTGCTACAGAGATGGTCACAGCACTGTCATTAAATAAGTTATCTTTAAAACTGATAAAAGGTACTTTTAATGTTTTTTGTAAAAGTAGGCTGTTAAAACCTGAGCAATCAACAAAAAAATCACCGGCAATGACCTCGCCGTTATCAAGTGTTAACGATTGAATGTCGCCAGCATCATTTACGTTTACCTCATCAACTTGCGCCAAAATATGCTTAACACCTTTTTTCTGCGCAACTTTTCCTAAAAACTTCCCCAATAAAATGGCATCAAAGTGATAGCCATAGCCAATATCGAAAGGAAAATTATATTCGCCAACCGCAGATTTTTTTTGTTTAGCTAATTGTGCAGACAAAAAGAAACGATCGGGATGACAATCGACGTTAAAGCCTTTGCGACGATACTGAGTGTTATAGACAAAGGCAGGAGCCGTATGGGCATCGATAAGCGAAGTAAAAGGATGAAAATAACTTTCAAAACCTACTCGTGTTGACCAGCCATTGAATAATATGCCATTTTTATAGGTCGCATTGCATTGCGGCATCCATTCTTGTTCGGTGACACCTATTTTATCAAAGAAGCTTTTTAATTGTGGTGTAGAGCCTTCACCAACACCAATAACACCAAGCGAAGGAGATTCAATTAATGTTATTGAAACGGGGTGGTTTTGCCACTTTTCAACCATTAAATTAGCGGTCATCCAACCTGCAGTACCACCACCTAAAATCACCATGTTAAGTTTTTTTGGGGAAGTGCTTTGTGCTGTTTTATCTGGGCAGGCTGAATTTATCATTAATTTTTACTGCTTAAAAAATTACCATGACTATCGACAAATAAAAAAGGTGTGGTTTCAACCACACCTTTTTAAGTTTTCATTTACATTGAATAATTAATACCAAAGTAAACCGTGCGACCAAAGTACTGAATTGTTCCGGTACGTGAAGTATCACCAAAGTAAGAAATATTCGGTTCGTCTGTTAAGTTATCAACAGAAACGACTCCTTGTAGATTCTCAGTAAAGTTATACGACATTTGTGCAGAAATAATCGTTTCTTCTTGGAAATACGCTGATTGTGAATCACCGATCGCAATTTGACGACTCAAGTATTCTGCGCGATGACGCGCACTAACACGTGCGGTGAACAAATCTTCGTAATCATAAAAAAGTGTTGCACTAAATACGCGCGGTGATAAACCTTCGATTGGACCTGGCTGACCATCTTCACCTGGTACATTTGACGGACGTTCGATTTCACTTTCGGTGTAAGAAAAATTGATGTTAGCGCCTAAGCCTTTCCACATATCAGGTAAAAAGGTAAAAGTTTGCGTATATCCAATTTCAATACCACGAATATAACCCGCCTCTGCGTTATTAGCGGCGTGTGAATAAGTGCCATTTTCCCAAACGAGTGGTTCGCCAATGGGCTCCCCTGTTTCGCTATCGTACTCAGCATGCGTCTTGTCGTCAGGTATTGCTGGTACAGCAATACCATTAGCCTGATAATCAAAATTCTTATCTGTGGTTGTACCTGGCATGTTTTCAATGTCTTTGTTCCAAATAGCAAAAACAAACGCGCCATCGGTTTCAGAGAAATAATGCTCATAAGAAATATCAATTTGATCTGCATAAAACGGACGTATTGATGGGCTAGTTGAACTGTCTAAATCAATATAGTTTCGACCGTCATCCGCTGAATTAAATCTAAAGTTACCGCTGTTAGCCATTGATGGCATATCTGGACGTGACATAACTTTTGAGTAAGCAAAACGTAATTGGTCGTCTTCAGATAATTGAATATTCAAATTTAAAGATGGTAATAAATCATTATAACTTTCGCTGACTGTTTCACGGCGGAATTCGTCGCTTGTACCGCCAACATCATCATAAATTACATCACCATTACCCGCTCCCACATTGACTAAACCTGTGCTGCTTTGTTTAGAGCCAACATAGCGAAGACCTACATTGCCGCTTAACGGTAAACCAAACAGTTCAGCGTTTAGGTTTAATTGCACGTAAGCTGCGGTAACTTCTTCTTCAACAATATTATTTTGAGTCATTGTCCAGCTATGATTCCAGTCACGTACTGGCGTACGATCAACATTTGGGATCCAAGCATTTAAAATATCGTTGTTGTTAACCGCTAAGAAACTCGGCATACCCGGTAAGTCACCGTTAATACTTGTTACTGTGGAGTTTTCATTGGATAATGGAAAAGGAGCAAAACGTTCTGTTTCTATCGGGTTACCTTCTTCATCGGTACCTGCATAAGTGATGTATTGACCATTACGCATATTTGCGTCGGTAGTACCATATAAGAAACGACCACGGCCCAATTCATATTCACGCTCCGATAAACGGGCACCAAATTCAACTGAACTAAAGATGTCACTTTCAAGTTGGTAAGCGAAATCAACACGTACAGCATTTGATTCATTTGACTCGATACTTGGATACGACTCTGCACTGGTTACCATCATGTGGTCGGTATCGGTAAAGTCTTGGTTAAAGGCTAAATCAGGGTTTTCTAAGCCATTAAGTTTATAGCTAAAGATGATGTCGTTATCAATAATAGGGGTTGCTGCGCTAGAGTCTTTAAAATAAGCCATACGCATAACTTGATCTTTGCTGGTCTCTTTACCTTGAGAATGGGCAAAATCAACGGTCATTAATAAATCATCATTAATTTCCCATTCACCCTTTAAACCAAATGAGCTTAATTCACTGTTGGTCGTATTATCATCGGCTTGTGTTTGAATATTTAAGCTACGATCAGAACCTTTATAAGGTGGCGCAATGGCATCACCATTAGGATTACGAGCAATGGTACCACCGATAAGTGCGCCGTTAGCAATAAGCGGATCGGTTAAGAGTAAAGACTGTCCTGGGCTGGCAATGTTGTTTATGCCTGATATACGTAAACCACGATCCCATTTTTCTGAGTCAAACTTTGAATGAAAACCATCAAATTGGAAACGTAAATCATCACGAGGTTCCCAATTTAACGCCAAAACAAAAGCATCACGACTATCTTCACCACCACGTTCATTAACTTCAAAGCCAGATGAAACTAATAGACTTTCTGGACCGCCATCATATGTTTCTGATAAATCTCGGTCGTCAAATTGATAGTTTACGAAACGGCTCGACACAGTAGGCTGAAACATACCGGCGTAACCCAATGAAAGACCAAGCGTGTCATCTAAGAATTTTGCTTGATAAGAAGCGGTTAAGCGGCGACCAAAATCAGCAGAATCTTCATTGCCAGCAGCGGCATCATTCCAATTTCCGTGAGCAGAAAAACGAAAGCTAGTTTCTTTTTCATTATCTAGTGCATTAGCGGTTTCTAGTTCAATAGTACCAGCAATACCGCCTTCTATAAGCGACGCTTTTTGTGATTTATACACTTGCGCTTGCTTAATTAATTCTGAAGGAAATTGATCAAACTGAACTGAGCGTCCACCTGCTGTTGAAACTTGTTCACGACCATTCAATGTCGAAAATACAAAGCCACCTGATAAACCACGAATATTCAGCTCGCTTGATTGGCCATCGATTCGTACTGAGGTAACACCTGGCAAGCGTGTTAAAGAGTCGGCTATAGATACATCGGGTAAACCGCCAATGTCGTCAGCTGATATCGCATCAACGACAGTGTCTGAAAAACGTTTAGTGTTTAAAGACTTAATAATACTGCCTCTAAAACCTCTAACTTCAATAACTTCTACTGCATTTTCTTTTTCTTCTAATGTTTTTGGTTTGTTAACGTTAACAGTTTGCGCTTTTACTTCTTCTTGAGCATCTTGAGCAAAACTGGGAACACTAGCAAATGATAAACCCGCAGCTATTAAGCTGAGTGTTAATATATTTGGCTTGAATTTGTTCATTGTTTCATATTCCTAATAATATGTATTATCGAGAAGCCCCTACTTACACTTGCACTATGGTTGATAACGCACAGCGAGTTGGAGTCAATTATTTTTATGAGATATTCCCTATCTATTTATGTTTCAAGATTTACGGTGACAACTTCATAGTAATCATTTTTTACACAGTTACAACCGATTACCCATCAGTGAACTTTAGTAATAAGATGGTTTTAGAAAGCAAGCAAACTCGTTATTTCCTTTGATTACATAACCTTAAAAAATGAAAGTCAGAATAAAAGCAGATTACTGCAAGTCTTTGAATACGTATTCATAACATCAGCATTAGGTTTTATAGTCAACGCGGCATAACATCGTTCCCCAGTGAAAGGATGATGAAATTAGATTCAACATAACCTGAAGCTACTTTTTAATGGATGATTAAGACCGTTTTTTGATTACGTGACAGTAACAATATAAAGCAATAACAATTATTAAAATAAAAACAACGTACTAAGTTTGCTATATACATAACGGCTTAGCACCTTATCAACATTTAAGTGGAGATGTCATTTATGACTGGTTATATGAAACAATTATCGTTTGCTACGTTAGCCGTATTGGTTAGTGTATTAGCAGGCTGTGGAGGAAGTGATGAAAGTAATGCTGTTACTGAATCCCCTCTTTGGTGTAAGTCACCAGAAACAATTAACGAAATGGGTAATGCATGTGAATTAGTTATTACCCCCTGTAATTACCCTGAAGTTGCCAACCCTGATACTCAACTTTGTGAAATGAGCAAAGAGGCATGGATTGATGGCTCTAACGGTATCACTATGCCCGTGCCAGCTTACACACCAGCGGCAAACGAATTAGTTATTTATTTTCAATTTGAAACACCAACGGATGGCAGTGCGATAGATTATAACCTTGCCGGTTTACACGCTTGGAATAACGCTGACTGTAACTCCTATGCAGATTTTGATCGTCCTGAAGGGACCACACCTTGGGGCTCTTCATTAGCGTGGACAGGTATTGATGATAATTTTGGCGCCTATTGGGTAATGAATACTATCGATCCACCTAATTGTATTAACTTTATTGTTTACGATGCTATTGGTTCAGTTAAATTTTCAGGTGAAGATGATATTCTTGTTGATATAAGCACAGTTAATACCGGTGAATTATTCTTACTAGAAAAAGAAACCACTATATTTCCGTTCCCACGAACGTTTGCCTCTTTAGTTGTTCCTGGTGGCTCAACACCAGCACCTTTAGAGTGTGAAGCGCCACTTATTGCTAATGAAGCGGGTGACGAGTGTGTAACCGACCCTAATGCAGTGCCAACTATTGTTGATGGCGCAGCTGAACTTTATTTACGCGGCCTCATTGACTGGGAAACCACAGACGACAGCAATAAATTTGTTTACTCTGAAGGTGTCTACACCATGGCACTAGCCGTTACAGGCTCAGCGACAGCTTATAATTTCAAAGTTGCTGATGCAGATTGGAATGTTATCAATGCCTTTGGCGCAAGTGAAGGTGATGAAACAGTCGTTCTTGGCGAAAGTAAAACATTGATTGCCAGTGAAGAGCTAGGTAAAAACATTAGCCTTACCATTCCTAACAACGGTAACTACCAGTTCATTTTAGATATTTCAGATACTGAAGCACCAACGTTAACTGTTATTGAAGTTGCTTATGACAAAGTACTTTATGTTAAAGGCGACATGAACGAATGGGCTAATGCCCTTC from Colwellia sp. PAMC 20917 includes these protein-coding regions:
- a CDS encoding amidase, whose translation is MKIFQPLALLFFCSVMAFNVRADINENTTINDIHQQMQSKQLTSEQLVQFYLKRIATYDDKGMTLNSVVQLNKNALKQAKALDLYFLKNGFKGSLHGIPILLKDNIDTTDGMANTAGSTALANNFPDDDAFLVKQLKEAGAIILGKTNLSEWANFRSTASSSGWSGLYGQSKNPYDITTSPCGSSSGSGIAAAAHFATVTIGTETDGSVTCPAAINGVVGIKPTLGTVSRDGIIPIAHSQDTAGPMARNVTDAVILLAAMVKADPSDQDVMSSTIDYLSHLKLDGLKGKRIGIARNLMGYHQGLDNVFSQAVQDLKSQGAVIVDDVNFENKDQWGDAEFEVLLYEFKDELNKYLSKTAPGMPKSLSEMIEFNKINADVEMKYFGQEIFLMAQAKGDITDKVYLDALAKAKRLTQQAGIDALLEKHNLDMIIAPTTGPAWKIDWVNGDHYLGAASSAAAISGYPHITLPMGYVHGLPVGLSMFSGKLQEGILIEAAFGYEQATQHRVAPKLQ
- a CDS encoding MFS transporter, which translates into the protein MLAIQKNLSKSFYMLLSLPATAMGFALSVQISALSWILTTQYGLDIHQVGLVWAAGPIAGILGQVIVGIISDNVWFWNGRRRPFILIGGVLAAMMLLALPNIDIVSSSLGISGLLGVAIAVALTLDLSINISFNPTRAIIADVTPEGDARTKGYTWMQTVSGSFGVLAYAVGATWGNFILIYLGAGLVFFLSILAPFFISEPKELLVSQRDVVQEKVSFTMVLMNIKPLWGFIIYDIYAMALQISGIKTDHYWAEVIAAIITLYFVVITLFAKESRSDNSIGFRKVLAAHSFSWIGVQTMFVFIIAFLQDKMPSLSDDDLGKVIAMSFLILSAVSALLPAFVLEPIAKKIGRVKTHTYCIASMAVGYGLVVMFGDVKEVLYLLMALLGIGWSAIISLPFAIMSEKVEQSRMGLYMGLFNLSVVLPQLLVSLAIGLFISKVADKSVVFQISAIALAISALAWTKVQEHSKA
- a CDS encoding vanadium-dependent haloperoxidase, with product MKIVKNIILPLMLSPLLLTACGGSSSSSKNEVIVAAPITITPERSGQSVARQWNEVLLHAIRNDYARPTVHARNLFHISSAMFDAWSVYRPQVKPFLWGNNVAGFNCLAQAVDLPIDIIPFQEQAISFASYKMIKHRFRLSPGANNIIATADALMTRLGFDVDDTSVDYVNGSAAALGNAIAQCYINFGLQDGANEQQFYSNRHYQSVNPALALGAGQSGNPTIVDLNRWQPLSIQGYIDQAGNPVDDMPEFLSPEWGQVVPFSLSANDKTVFTRDGFDYQVYHDPGMPPLIGSDTADLYKWGFSLVAIWSAHLDENDGVEWDISPKSIGNINSFPTTFSQYNEFYNQLDGGDTSAGYTLNPVTNQPYQEQIVPRGDYGRVLAEFWADGPESETPPGHWFVILNTVSDHNLLEKRWAGTGEILGHLEWDIKSYFAMGGTMHDAAIAAWGIKGRYDYIRPVSAIRAMADLGQSSDEQLPSYHLNGILLVDGYIELVGANDALAGDNKQNFGKIKIYGWKGPDYINNPATDKAGVDWILAENWWPYQRPSFVTPPFAGYVSGHSTYSRAAAELMTAMTGSRFFPGGMSQFDVVANEFLVFEQGPSVNMTLQWATYQDASDQCSLSRIWGGIHPPADDITGRLIGEKIGKNSFEFVQDYFNQ
- a CDS encoding CRTAC1 family protein, with translation MKNTRSSLYAFPFFFLLSFTLTALSGCGGGSASNDKPVEKTGVEAPVLIGPQVAGIAAKVTELAAIGSASHQCHGVENSAQSLQFSEISQQAGITFSHSMPDGDGVLGMSGGVAAGDFDNDGWVDLYAIGGEGQANVLLKNQGDGTFTDRASFSGVAQKNKGSGPAFGDFNGDGLLDLFVGGVGGDAAKLYVNQGNEQYLDITESSGLVLPGNNFSGTWADYDKDGDLDLFVTHWTEERSGYFAYFWRNNGDSTFSDVTFEAGIKNTSNADKTLTATFSDINNDGWVDLLLVTDYAQTRLYKNNKDGTFTDITDHEVITDNTGMGSAVADYDNDGDLDWFVSAISYRDEPAKLGWLSPGNRFYQNQGDGTFLDKTDELGVRHSSWAWATCFSDFNNDGLQDLFVVNGMYGENIEKMFLDDPSRLFLANGDGTFKESSIDVGIDDKSMGRGLVCFDYDKDGDQDIYIANHDEPPKLFCNNGGSKTGQNNFINIKLVDATSNSQALGARIYVSSGDIRQMRELKSGTNYVSQNPVEAHFGLGKSSIITHIRVVWPDGEESVITQVAVNKFVTIERI